A single genomic interval of Amblyomma americanum isolate KBUSLIRL-KWMA chromosome 11, ASM5285725v1, whole genome shotgun sequence harbors:
- the LOC144110444 gene encoding uncharacterized protein LOC144110444: MEQLVKLEYILTSAAGGSQHTADELEAALGVHAVDFDLCRLSAQFMLLSTILNSADSTTTLGILEILQRESQNILELMDQVVRYVQLLFSIPASVASGERSFSALRRIKTYLRNRTTQKRLSHVLILHIHREKTALLSLDDVIREFVSRTAE; this comes from the coding sequence ATGGAACAGCTCGTAAAACTAGAATACATCTTAACCAGCGCCGCTGGAGGTAGTCAGCATACAGCAGATGAACTAGAGGCGGCTTTGGGAGTGCATGCAGTTGATTTTGACTTGTGCAGACTCTCGGCGCAGTTTATGCTATTATCAACTATTCTAAACAGTGCTGATTCTACCACAACTCTGGGCATTTTGGAGATCCTACAAAGGGAATCGCAAAACATTCTCGAGTTGATGGATCAAGTCGTGAGGTATGTTCAGCTTCTGTTTTCCATACCAGCGTCTGTCGCTTCTGGGGAACGATCTTTTAGTGCTCTGCGCAGAATCAAAACGTATTTGCGCAACCGTACGACTCAAAAGAGGTTATCGCATGTTTTGATTTTGCACATACACAGAGAAAAAACGGCGCTTCTAAGTTTAGACGACGTCATCAGGGAGTTTGTGAGCAGAACAGCGGAGTGA